The nucleotide sequence CCCCTATTATCTTTTTAACCGGCACTGATTTTAATGATATTAGTAAATATAAAGGTTATAATTTAGGAGCTATTGATTATCTTTCAAAGCCAGTTGATATACAAATTTTACGGTATAAAATTTCTAGTCTTATTGAAATTTTCCAACATAAAAAATATTTAAAACAACAAGCTGAAGAACTCGCTATCACCAACGTATCCTTACATAATCAAGTCGTTAAAATTCAAGCAATTGAGCAATATCTTAATCAGGTAAATCTAAATTTAGAAAAATTAGTTGAACAACGAACCGCTCAACTCCAAAAAGTGAATTCTGAGCTACAGCAAGAAATTCAACAGCGTCGCCATATAGAAGAAGTCTTAAGGATGATAGCTCTAAGTTTTTCAAGGAAAAGTGGAAAAGATTTTTTTTGTTCTTTGGTTGAATATCTTGCTAAAGCGGAAGAGGTAGACTATGCTTTTGTAGTTGAATTGACATCTAACTCACATTTCCTTAAACCAGTTGCTATCTATCCTGAAGAAGCCTTGACAGCAAATATAATATTTGATTTAAAAAACGGTCCTTGTGAAGAAGTTTTAAAAAACGGATTTTCTGTTTATGAAAATCAAGTTTTAATAAAATTCCCTAATCATAAATTAGTCCAAAATCTCCAAATAGAAAGCTATGCAGGAATCACTTTATTTAATTCAGAAAATCAGCCTTTAGGAATTTTGGGGATTATGAGCAAACAGCCTTTAAATAAACCCGAATTGACCACAGAAATTTTGAAAATATTTGCCGTTCGTACAGAATTAGAATTACAACAACAAAAAACCGCAAAAATTTTACAAGATTCAGAAAACCTACATCGTCTTATTCTGACTAATATTTCTGATTCTGTATTCATTACTGATGATCAAGGTTTTTTCACTTTTATCTGCCCCAATACTGAACAAATTTTTGGCTATGATTATCAAGAGATTAAGTTCATGAAAAATATTAAAAATTTATTGGGAGATATTTTTGATACTCAACAAGAATTAACCCAGTTTGAGAAAATTATTAATCTTGAAAAAGTTATTATTAATAAATTTGGTGAACGACGAGTTTTATTGATTAACATTCAACAAGTTAGTATTGCTCAAGGAACTATTCTTTATACTTGTCGAGAAATTACTCATCGAAAAAAAGCTGAAGAAATTTTACAGGATAGAGAAGAACAATTCCGTCAACTAGCTGAAAATATTCGAGATGTTTTTTTTATTCATGATTCTCATTCATACCAATTGATTTACATTAGTCCAGCTTTTGAAAAAATTTGGGGCATTAAACAAGAGAAAGTCTATGAAGACTCTTTAATATGGATGAATTCCATTTATCCGGAAGACCGAGAAAAAGTGATCAATAAAGTCAAACAAGAACAAGCAAATCAACCGACTCAACTAGAGTATCGTATAGTTAAACCCAACCAAGAAATTCGTTGGATTCGAGTCAGGAGTTTTCCGGTTTTTAATAATTTAGGAGAAGTCTATCGAATTGTGGGAATTGCTGAAGATATTACCGAACGAAAACAAGCAGATCAATTAATATATGAAAGTGAACAGCGTTATCGAAATTTGATCAATAATTTACATGCAGGTGTGATTGTTCATGGTTCAGATAGTCAAATTTTACTCTGTAATTCTAAAGCAGTAGAATTGTTAGGAATCGAGCGAGAATGTCTCCTAGAAAAAACTGCGCTTGATCCGGTTTGGCATTTTTTAAAAGAAGATGGAAGCTTGATGTCTTTAAAAGATTATCCAGTCAATCAGGTTATCGCTACAAAAAAATCTTTAACGAACTATGTTGTAGGAGTTATTCGTAAAAATAGTAAAACCTTAATTTGGGGTTTAGTCAATGCTTTTCCTGAATTGGATATTGAGGGAAATTTGACTCAAATTGTTGTTACTTTTTTCGATATTACTGAACGTCAAGAAACTGAGTTAAAATTACAAAAGATGAATGAAGAGTTAGAATTAAAAATTGAGGAAAGGACTTATCACTTACATCAAGCTAACCAACAATTAAGACTCGAAATTTTTGAGCGCGAACAGGCAGAACTTGCTTTAGAAGAAAATAAAGCTTTTTTACGTAATGTTATTGATAATGTACCTTCGATGATTTTTGTTAAAGATGCTGACAGCCGCGTAATTTTAGCTAACAATTTTTTAGCCAAGTTTTATAACAAAAGCATTGACCAAATAGAAGGACAGCAACATATAGAATTTGTTCCTGATTTAGCTGACCAAAAAAAATTCTTGCAAGAAGATCAGCAAGTTTTCAAATCTTTAGAAACATTGTTGATTCCGGAACAAACTATAACCTTGCCTTCCGGTGAAGTTCGCTATTTTCAAACCAGCAAAACTCCTTTAATCTCTATAGATGGAAAAGTGAAATATCTATTAGGGGTAGCCACAGATATTACTGAACGGAAAAATTTTGAACAACAGTTAGAAATCGCTTTAGCCCAAGAGAAAGAACTTCATAAGCTGAAAATTCAGTTTATTGATCTTATTTCTCATGAATTCCGTACTCCTTTAACGGCTATTTTAGGCAGTGCCGAGTTTGTTGAACGACATGGAGAACAACTAAAAGCTGAAAAAAAAGAAAAGCATTTACGTAATATTCTTCTTGCTGGACGGAGACTTAATGAATTAGTGGATGATGTATTATCGATTAGCCGAGCAGAATCCGGTAAACTAGAATTTAACCCTACTCCTTTAGACTTTGTAGAATTTTGTCAAAATTTAATTGAAGAAATTCAATTTGGCTTTGCTAAAAATCATCATATTGAATTATTGCTCAAAGGATTCGTTCCTGAAAAAGACTGTAATATCTGCTATCTTGATGAAAAGTGTTTGCGACATATTTTAATTAATTTACTTTCTAACGCGACTAAATATTCGGCGGTTGATAGTTTAATTCAATTATCTTTGGACTGTCAAGAACAGCAAATCATTTTTCAAATTAGCGATCAAGGAATTGGTATTCCTCTAGAAGACCAATCTCTTCTTTTTGAACCCTTTTACCGAGCTAATAATGTTCATACTATACCGGGAACCGGACTCGGACTCAAGATTGTACAAACTTATGTAACCTTGCACAAGGGAAAAGTAGAGTTTATTAGCGAGGAAGGGGAAGGTACAACTTTTACAGTGACTTTACCACGATACAAAAATTTACAAAGTTATGGTTAATTTAATTAAGTTTAAGGGCAGTATAAATATTAAATACAATTATTTAATTGAAGAAACTGCCGTGACCACAATTTTAGTCATTGAAGACGATGAAATTATTCGAGATATTATTAATGATATATTATCTCTAGTGGGTTTTGATGTTATTGAAGCTACCAATGGGCAACAGGGTTTAGAAATTGCTCTTTCTACTTACCCAGACTTAATTATCTGCGATATTATGATGCCTCAACTCGATGGTTATGGTGTACTACAAGCCCTACAGTGCCATTCCACAACAGAATCTATTCCTTTTATATTTCTGACTGCTAAAGGAACGCCAGTTAATATTAGAGAAGGAATGGATTTAGGAGCCGATGATTACCTCACTAAACCTTTTAGCGAAGAAGGACTTTTAAAAGCTGTTACTACTCGTCTTAAAAAACGAGCTTCAATTGAATTGCAATATATAAACAAAATTCAGGAAATTCAAAATAAACTAGAGTTTCTCCTACATCATGATCCTTTGACCAATTTACCTAATCAACTTTTATTAAGAAAATTTTTTCAAGAATTCATTTCAAAGCAAAAAAGTTCTCAAACCGCTAAAGATACTCAAACTCCCGACAATAAAAATCAATCTTTTATTCCTATCCTATCTATTGGTTTAGATCGCTTTGAACGAATTCATGAAAGTTTTGGTTATGAAATTAGTGATATTTTATTAAAATTGGTCGCTCAACGTTTAGTAAGCTGTGTCCATAAACAAGGAATAATTGCTCGTCTAAGTGAAGATGAATTTGTCATTATTCTTAATCCGGTTGTAGATAAACATTTTGCCTCCCAAATAGCCGAGCATATTATTAATACTTTTTCTCATCCTTTTATGATTGAGAGTCAGGAAGTTTTTATTACCCTAAGTTTAGGAATAGTCATTTATCCTCGTGATAGTCAAAAATTGCAGGAATTAATCCAAAAATCCAAAGCAATAATGAAACGAGTAAAACAAATGGGTGGCAACTCTTACGAATTTTATAGCCGCTTAATTGAAAAAAATGTTGTTTCAGATTATTTAGACTTAGAAACGGATCTCCGTCATGCTTTAGAACGAAATGAATTTGAAGTTTACTATCAACCTAAAGTGAGTTGTGAAACGGGTAAAATTGTTGGAGCGGAAGCATTATGTCGTTGGAACAATCCAAAAAGGGGAATGGTATCACCCGGAATTTTTGTGCCTATTGCCGAGGAAATAGGATTAATAGAACCTCTGGGAGAATGGGTGTTAAGAACAGCTTGTAAACAGGCAAAAGATTGGCAAAAAAAAGGTTTAAATCCGATTAAAATAGCTGTCAATATTTCTGCTCGTCAATTTAATCAAAAAAATCTAGCACTGTGGTTAAGTAATATTTTAGAAGAAATTAATTTTAATGGTCAGTTATTAGAATTAGAATTAACAGAAAGTATGTTACTCGAAAATCCGTCAATTTCTGTTTTAAAATTACGAGGGCTAAAAACCTTGGGAGTGAAAATCGCTATTGATGATTTTGGAACGGGGTATTCTTCATTAAGTTATTTACAGCAGTTTCCTTTTGATATTTTAAAAATTGATCGTTGTTTTGTTAAAAATATTGATCAAAATGTCAAAAATGCAGAAATTACAAAAGCTCTTATTTCTTTAGCTCACCATTTAAATTTAGTTGTTGTTGCTGAAGGTGTAGAAACTAAACCTGAGTTATCTTTTTTAAAAACATATAACTGCGATGAAATCCAAGGATTTTTATTTAGCCGCCCTCTGCCGGCTTCTGAGTTTGAACGTTTAGCCACTGGAGAATTGAATTTTATGAATTTAACGTAGTTTTTCTATGCCGCTCAATTAAAATTAAGGCAAACAGTCTTCTACTGAGTTTACCCTAACCTTAAACATGATTATTCCCTTCCCACAACTCACGCCGGCGATTGTGCGAAATCCTTTAGTGCTTTCACCAGATACTAAAGTTTTAGAAGCGATCACCTCTTTGATCAATCAACGCTCACAACCGGTTAAATCAAATTGTGCTGTCGTGGTAGAAAATGGGCAAATTGTAGGAATTGTCACCAAAGGAGATATTTTAGTTGCACTAGCACAGTCGCAAACTCTCGATTTCTTGACCATCAGTCAGGTGATGAGTTCTCCTGTTGTCATGCTGCGAGAATCTGAGTTTACTGGTTTAGAGTCGGCAATCAACTTGTTTCAAACTCATTCAATTGATCATCTACCGATTATTGACTCAGAGAATCACCTTGTCGGGTTACTCACTTCAGACAGCCTATCGGCAGTTATCCAATCATATATAATGAAGGATCAAAAAATAGCTGAGAAAAAAACAACTCTTCAATTAGAAAACTCTTTTCAAGCCGCGATTTTAGACGAAATTAATCATATTAGTTCACCAAAACAAGAACAAAGAAAACTCCAAGAAAGTGAACTTAATTATACTTCTTTAGCAGAAATCGCTCCCATTGGCATTTTTCGCACCGATACTCAGGGTTACTGTGTTTATGTGAATCCTCGTTGGTGTGAGATCGCCGGATTAACTTCAGAAGAAGCGAAAGGAAAGGGATGGGAACAAGTCCTCCATCCGGATGATGATGATGAGGTGAGCGCTCAATGGTATCGAAGCGTTGAGGAAAATCGCCTTTTTCAACTGGAATATCGTTTTAAACGACCTAATGGAGAGATAAGATATGTTTATGGTCAATCCGTCGCACTAAGAGACATTAATCAGCAGATTATTGGTTATTTAGGCACAATTACTGATATTACTGAGCAAAAGAAAACAGAATACCGCTTAAAAGAAGCCCTACGCTTGGCAAAATTAGGCAACTGGGAACTCGATGTTCAAAACAATATTGGCTATTGGTCAGAAGAAGTTTTTCACATTTTTGGCAGAGAACCTCAGCCATTTAGCCCTTCTTTTGATGGCTTTTTAGAATTAGTTCATCCCGATGATCGCTCGAAAGTTGTCGCCTCCTATACTCAGCACCTAGAAAAGCGAATTCCTCACGAAGTGGTTCATCGTGTGCCGATGCCTGATGGACGGATTAAAGTTGTAGTAGAACGATGCGAAACTGCCTATGATGCCGAAGGCAAACCGATTCACTCATTAGGAACCGTTCAAGATATTACAGAGTATTATAAACAAGAAACTATACTCAAAAAACTGCTGGCAGGGACATCTAATACTCTGACTCAAGAGTTTTTCTCGGCTTTAGTGCGCCATATTGCCGAAGCCTTAGAAGTCTCCTATGTGATTATTGCAGAATTAATTGATGAGCGGCTGCACACTTTCGCCTTTTGGGGAGATGAACAATTACAGAAAAATATTGATGTGGCAATTTGTCAAACTCCTTGTGAATATGTTATTAAAGACGGATTTTTTTATTGTTCTCATAGTATTCAAGAGCAATTTCCCCAAAATACCCATTTAGCCCAAATGCAAGCCGAGAGTTATTTGGGCATAGTGTTAACGGATAAAAATAGTCATCCCATCGGCATCCTTTGCGTTTTAGATGTAAAACCGATGGATAGAGAAACCGCCGAAATGATCCAACAAATTTTACAAATTTTTGCCGGACGAGCTTCTGCGGAACTGGAACGAAAGCGTAGCGATGAAGCCCTACAGCAACTTAAGGCTACCTTAGAAGCGCAAGTCGAGGAAAGAACCCAACAGTTACAAGAAAGTCAGCGATTTATACAACAGATTACCGATCAATCTCCTAGTATTTTATATCTCTACGATCTTCAAGAACAACGAAATATCTATATCAATCAAGAGGTTTCCCGGATTTTGGGCTACAGTCCCACAGAAATACAAGAGATGGGAAATCTTATAATATCTCGTTTAATACACCCGCAAGATTTAAGCCGATTCAATCGATATCTCGAACAGCTTAAGCAAGCCCAGGATCACGAAATTTTAGGCGTTGAATACAGATTTCAAGATATTAAAGGTCAGTGGCGATGGTTTTCAGGTCGAGATGCTGTTTTTAGCCGAGATTCACAAGGAAGAGTTAAACAAGTGATTGGCGTAGCGCAAGATATTACCGAACGAAAACAAGCCGAACAAACCCTTTATCTTCAAGCACAACAAGAAAAACTCTTGCGAGAAATTAATCAGCGAATTCGTCAATCTCTTGACCTTCAGACCATTTTTGACACCGCTTGTCAAGAAATCCTTCTATTACTTCAGGTAGATCGGGTGGGAATTTTCCGCTTTGATCCTGAATCTCATTACGATGATGGAGAATTTATCGCTGAGGCAATGGTGGCGGGATTACCTTCTGCAATAGCGATTCACGTTCACGATCACTGTTTTGGGGAAAAATTTTCATCTCTCTATGCTCAGGGCAAATTTTTGGCCGTTGATGATATTAATAATAGTGAACTGATGGACTGTCACCGTGAGATCTTATCTCAGTTTCAGATTAAAGCCCATTTAGTGCTGCCGTTATTGTGTGAAGAACAGTTGTGGGGTTTACTTTGTGTACATCAATGTTATGATACTCGTCACTGGAAAGAAGCAGAAATTAAGTTACTCCAACAAATTACCCATCAATTAACGATTGCTATTCAGCAAGCCAGTTTATATGAACAAATACGGCAAAAACTCCGCCAACAACAAGCCATTGCTGCTATTGTTCAACAGGTTCGTCAATCTCTCAATATCGAGGAGATTTTAAACACCATTACCCAAGATGTGAGAGCCTTATTTGACTGTGATCGGGTGATTATTTTTCGTCTGTATTCTGATGGGGGAAGCCGAATTATTGAAGAGTCCGTTTCTACTGAATTTCTCCCACTCAAATATTGTCACTGGGATGATGAAACTTGGTCACAAGATATCCTCAATCTATATTGGCAGGGGCAACCTCGTATTGTCCCCGATGTTATGAACGATATCTATACTGAGTGCTTACATGAATATTCCCGTGAAGGGCAAATTCAATCTAAAATTGTTGCGCCGATTCTTCTAGACTTAAAAGAAAAAGAAAATCATCGTTGGGTGGCCTCAACAAACAGTCATAAACTATGGGGTATTTTAGTTGTCCATGCTTGTCGAGAAAAACGAGTTTGGCAAAATTCCGAAGCGCAACTCTTACAACAAATTGCCAATCAATTAGCGATCGCCATTCAGCAAGCCAGTTTATTTGAGCAATTGCAGGTAGAAATCGAAGATAAACAGCAAAAAAATGCAGAGCTTGACCGCGCAACCCGGCTTAAAGATGAATTCCTCGCCAATATGAGCCATGAATTGCGGACTCCCCTGAATGCGATTCTAGGCATGACAGAAGGGCTACAAGATGAAATTTTTGGTCAAATTAATGAACGACAACGCAAATCTCTTAAGATTATTGAACAGGCTGGCAATCACTTACTCGAACTAATTAACGATATTTTGGATGTGTCGAAAATTGAATCGGGTCAATTAGAACTTCATTGTACTTCAACAGAAATTATTCCCCTCTGTCAATCAAGTCTTGCTTTTGTGAAACAACAGGCAGTGAAAAAACGCATTCAGTTAGATTTTAATATTTCTTCTAATATTTTAATGTTAACCCTAGATGAACGTCGTATCCGTCAAGTGATCATCAATCTACTCAATAATGCGGTCAAATTTACCCCAGAAGGCGGAAAAGTTGGCTTAGAAGTTGTCCAAATAGGGGAAAATACAGTAAGATTTGCCGTCAAAGATACAGGAATTGGCATAGCCGCCGAAAACATCCCGAAATTATTTCAACCCTTTATGCAAATTGATAGTGCTTTAAATCGTCAATATACGGGAACGGGTTTAGGATTAGCATTAGTCAAACGTCTTGTGGATTTACATGGGGGAGAAGTGAGTGTTACCAGCGAGTTAGGGGTGGGCAGTTGCTTTAGCGTTGATTTACCGCTCATGGAAAGTTGCTCAACTGACAATTTTTTTGATTTTCAAACGCCATTAACCCCTGAAGTAGAAGCGAATTCTGTCAACTTAAAAAATGCTCCCTTAATCCTCTTAGCAGAAGATAACGAAACGAACATTACCACCATTTCTAATTACCTGAAAGCCAAAAAATATAAGCTTATTTTAGCCAAAAATGGAAAAGAAGCTATTTCACTAGCCCAATCTCAACAGCCTGATTTAATTTTAATGGATATTTGCCTGCCGGGCATTAATGGGTTAGAAGCTATTCAACAAATTCGACAGCTTCCGGATTTGAAGGATATACCCATTATTGCAGTAACAGCTTTAGCCTTGACTGGTGATCGGGAACGATGTCTTGAAGCCGGAGCCAATGAATATTTAAGTAAACCTTTGAAGTTGAAAGAATTAGTTGCGCTTATTCAATCTCTTTTAGAGTAATTGTATATTCTCAGTCAAATCAAAATAAAAAATATTTAGTAAAAATTTACAAAAATGCTCATTAAATTTGACAAGTTGCAGAGGTTAGGGAGCTTGGATTTTTCCTACCCAAGGCGGGCTGTGAATTCTCTGAAATGATTAAATAAATTTATTCTAGTACCAAGTTTAAGCTAAACAATTTTGCATTAAAGCAACTAAATCTTTAAATTTAATCGGCTTGGTGACATAATAGTTAGCTCCTGCTGTTAAACATTTTTCCTGATCGCCCTTCATGGCAAAAGCTGTTAAAGCAATAATGGGGGTGTTAACCAACTCAGGAATTTGACGGATGGCGGCAATAGCTTGTAATCCGTCCATTTTTGGCATAGAAATATCCATTAAGATTAATTTGGGTTGCACTTGTTGCGCTTTTTCAACTGCTTCTATCCCATTATTAGCTACGATTAAAGAATAGCCAAAAACTTCCAAGTAGTCGCAAATCGTTAGTTGATTCATGAAGTCATCTTCTGCCAGCAAGATTACGGGAGGATCTATAGATGAATGAACGGTTAAATCGCAAGGAAAATAAGATTTATTCATAATTTTACCTCAAATAAGTAGGAAGACATCGATAAACTCTCCTCTGTGTGTAAAATACTTAGAATTTCAACACATTTGACATAAAAACTTTATAATCCAGAAAAAATTCTCCATTGCCGTTAAATTTCATAAAAATTAGGTACTTTAGCTTAGTGTTTGGTTCGAAGTCAAGTTAACTGTGAGGTTAGGTACTCATACAAGAGACAATAGCCACTCTTGAAAGCTTGAAAGGCTTTGGCTCTATTACATTTCAAAACACATAGTGTGCTTTATTTATGTCTAGGGAGTTAGAAAAAAAAGTGTCTGTGAGCCTACAACTATCATAAGGGATCACGTTGCTGATTCACTTAGATAGGCCATAAATCTTAAAAAAAAATTAAGTAAAATCTAGCTAAAGCAAGTATTTAACCTTTAAAACTCTCGTGATCGTTCGTCAGGGCAAGCCTTTGCTTTGATTACTGTAAATATAAACCATAATTGTATGAAATTATTAAAGCGCAAAGATCATTAATATTACTCATATAACAATAAAATATATAACAAAAAAATACAGTTGGATAAAAAAGTTAATTAACATCGTGATAAAAAAGACAATTTAATGATCAAACCCTTTAAATTTTAGTTTTTCCTTAAATTTGCATCTAAATCTTATTTTTTAAATGATGAGTCTGCTAAAAAGCTTTTAAATAGCACTATATAGAGTTATATATCAAGGTCAAGATCAGATGAAAAATCAGTTAGCTTATATAAAAAAAGATGGGTGTATCTACACTTGGCAAAAATTTGGATTAAACTTATCTTAGTAGTAAGAGAATGAAAGTCCATCTCATGCTCAACCGCCAGAAGTTAAATAAGCTATCCTGAGCTATCCTGAAAGTAAGTAAATAACCAATTTTATATTCAAACTAAACATTTAAATAAAAATGTTAATGTTTAGTTAAGAAAGGGTGTATAAATCATCAACATACTTTAAAATGTTGACCCTAGGTTGGGTATTAAAGAGCAACGCAAAAAACATACTCTAGAGTTTCTTATTATTTCTCATAAGGTCATAGCTGGCAAGGCTAAGATTAGAGAGCTATGAAAAAAGAGCAGATAATTATCTGATTTAACCCTTGACAAAAAGAATGTTTAAGGTTGAGATTCTGTAAGAAAAACTCAAGCAATTTCAGCATACTCAACCAAAAAGAACCAACGTATTTAAGGATGATAAATGTCATGAGAAATATTTTTTTAAAAATAGCAATTTTGAGTTTTCTAACAAGTTTTGCCATCGGGGAGCAACCGACAAATGCTTTAACCTTGTGGGAGCAAGTCCCTAATAGTGATTTATGGGAAATGGGTTTAGGATATAATCAATGGTCGAAAGTCAATAATGACCTAACAGCAGTTCAATGCCCTCAACCTAGTTTATATTCGAGCGGTGAAATTTGTTTGAATAATTTATTAATCGATTTCTCAATATTGAACAAAAATAAGCCAAGAGAAAATCATCCCGTTCAAACCCTGATTATCCCTCAACCCACTGAGCCTAACTTAGTTCCCGGACTAATTTGTTTTGCAAGTTTTTTGGCTTTCACCCGCCTGATCAATATAGGCGAAAAAATTTTTGATAGCCATCAGGGAACTGATAAAATTCCATTCATTAAACATCAATAAAGCCCTAAACCTCCATAAAATTTTGCTGGTTGCTCAAGCTCAACTCACGGAAATTTTCATCAACAAGAGTTATGAATAAACCACCAAAACAGAGAAAAAAGTTAGAACAAGGGTTTACTCTCTTAGAACTGCTCATGGCTTTTTTGTTATTGAATGTTTTAATGATTATTAGCTATCAAATGAGCCTTAAACAAGTTGAAAAAGCGAGACAAGCCGAAGCTCTAAGTACCCTTGGACTTATTAACCGCGCACAACAGTTTTATAAATTTGAACATAGCACCTTCACTTCCTTGAACAATCTTTCGATTTCTATAGGTTCGGATAATGGCAATGGAACTTACAGCGCACAATACTATATTTTCAGTGATACGAATATTGAATCGACCTATAGCGGTCAGCGAGCTAGTGCCAGTCCTGTTTATCAAAACGATATCCTCAATTATGCTTCTGCCATCAGTCAAAAAAATGATGGAACCTTTACAAATATTATTTGTGAATCAACTAGCACCACTGCTGATGATGCTGCCACTAGCCAGAGCAATAATGAGGTGTTTTGTTCGGGAGGACACCCAATGCGATAAAACACTAAGTCTAGGAGATAAGACAAAGACAGAACTCCTCAAGAGGACAAGTTAAAAGTCAAAACCTCGCCAATAATTTTTTTTTCATTAAGAGTTTAATTCTGTTGGATTTTTAGAGGACAAAAAAATGATTTTTCCTAACTTTTTTATTCTAGGCACTGCTCAAGCCGGAACGATGGCTTTACAGAGTTATTTACAACAACATCCGCAAATTTATATGACTTCTGAAAAAATCAACAGGGCGACTTTGCCCGCCAAAGAATTTAAGTTATCAAGAAATAAAAAGATTAATCAATTGACGATTGCCAATCCCCTTGACTTACCCAAAAAAATCACAAAAGATATGGCTATTGGAACCGCTTGTCCTGTTTATCTTTATAATCCCAACGTCGCGCCAAAAATTTATGAGTATTGTCCCCAAGTTCGATTAATCGTTATTTTGCGTCATCCCGTCCTACGGGCTTATATTAATTTTTTACATTTATTTTTGGAGCGGCGAGAACCCCATCAAGACTTTTTGGCGGCTTTACAAGCGGAATCTCAACGAATTCAAAAACATTCCCCTTGGTTTACTCATTATATTCAATTAGGATTTTATGGTCAACAATTGAAACGTTATTATCAACTTTTTTCTCCCGAACAAATTAAAGTTTATCTCTATGAAGATTTTCTTATTGAGCCACTTAATATCCTCAAAGATATTTGCCATT is from Gloeothece verrucosa PCC 7822 and encodes:
- a CDS encoding type IV pilin-like G/H family protein produces the protein MNKPPKQRKKLEQGFTLLELLMAFLLLNVLMIISYQMSLKQVEKARQAEALSTLGLINRAQQFYKFEHSTFTSLNNLSISIGSDNGNGTYSAQYYIFSDTNIESTYSGQRASASPVYQNDILNYASAISQKNDGTFTNIICESTSTTADDAATSQSNNEVFCSGGHPMR
- a CDS encoding response regulator translates to MNKSYFPCDLTVHSSIDPPVILLAEDDFMNQLTICDYLEVFGYSLIVANNGIEAVEKAQQVQPKLILMDISMPKMDGLQAIAAIRQIPELVNTPIIALTAFAMKGDQEKCLTAGANYYVTKPIKFKDLVALMQNCLA
- a CDS encoding PAS domain-containing protein, coding for MIIPFPQLTPAIVRNPLVLSPDTKVLEAITSLINQRSQPVKSNCAVVVENGQIVGIVTKGDILVALAQSQTLDFLTISQVMSSPVVMLRESEFTGLESAINLFQTHSIDHLPIIDSENHLVGLLTSDSLSAVIQSYIMKDQKIAEKKTTLQLENSFQAAILDEINHISSPKQEQRKLQESELNYTSLAEIAPIGIFRTDTQGYCVYVNPRWCEIAGLTSEEAKGKGWEQVLHPDDDDEVSAQWYRSVEENRLFQLEYRFKRPNGEIRYVYGQSVALRDINQQIIGYLGTITDITEQKKTEYRLKEALRLAKLGNWELDVQNNIGYWSEEVFHIFGREPQPFSPSFDGFLELVHPDDRSKVVASYTQHLEKRIPHEVVHRVPMPDGRIKVVVERCETAYDAEGKPIHSLGTVQDITEYYKQETILKKLLAGTSNTLTQEFFSALVRHIAEALEVSYVIIAELIDERLHTFAFWGDEQLQKNIDVAICQTPCEYVIKDGFFYCSHSIQEQFPQNTHLAQMQAESYLGIVLTDKNSHPIGILCVLDVKPMDRETAEMIQQILQIFAGRASAELERKRSDEALQQLKATLEAQVEERTQQLQESQRFIQQITDQSPSILYLYDLQEQRNIYINQEVSRILGYSPTEIQEMGNLIISRLIHPQDLSRFNRYLEQLKQAQDHEILGVEYRFQDIKGQWRWFSGRDAVFSRDSQGRVKQVIGVAQDITERKQAEQTLYLQAQQEKLLREINQRIRQSLDLQTIFDTACQEILLLLQVDRVGIFRFDPESHYDDGEFIAEAMVAGLPSAIAIHVHDHCFGEKFSSLYAQGKFLAVDDINNSELMDCHREILSQFQIKAHLVLPLLCEEQLWGLLCVHQCYDTRHWKEAEIKLLQQITHQLTIAIQQASLYEQIRQKLRQQQAIAAIVQQVRQSLNIEEILNTITQDVRALFDCDRVIIFRLYSDGGSRIIEESVSTEFLPLKYCHWDDETWSQDILNLYWQGQPRIVPDVMNDIYTECLHEYSREGQIQSKIVAPILLDLKEKENHRWVASTNSHKLWGILVVHACREKRVWQNSEAQLLQQIANQLAIAIQQASLFEQLQVEIEDKQQKNAELDRATRLKDEFLANMSHELRTPLNAILGMTEGLQDEIFGQINERQRKSLKIIEQAGNHLLELINDILDVSKIESGQLELHCTSTEIIPLCQSSLAFVKQQAVKKRIQLDFNISSNILMLTLDERRIRQVIINLLNNAVKFTPEGGKVGLEVVQIGENTVRFAVKDTGIGIAAENIPKLFQPFMQIDSALNRQYTGTGLGLALVKRLVDLHGGEVSVTSELGVGSCFSVDLPLMESCSTDNFFDFQTPLTPEVEANSVNLKNAPLILLAEDNETNITTISNYLKAKKYKLILAKNGKEAISLAQSQQPDLILMDICLPGINGLEAIQQIRQLPDLKDIPIIAVTALALTGDRERCLEAGANEYLSKPLKLKELVALIQSLLE
- a CDS encoding sulfotransferase; the encoded protein is MIFPNFFILGTAQAGTMALQSYLQQHPQIYMTSEKINRATLPAKEFKLSRNKKINQLTIANPLDLPKKITKDMAIGTACPVYLYNPNVAPKIYEYCPQVRLIVILRHPVLRAYINFLHLFLERREPHQDFLAALQAESQRIQKHSPWFTHYIQLGFYGQQLKRYYQLFSPEQIKVYLYEDFLIEPLNILKDICHFLQVDPKLLPKISREFTQSEIPAPNFSPRFFNSLNCLTKILNSFRDFSVFQKHQAHNIMLPEMSLTSRKFLLDLYREDILQCQDLIRRDLSAWLKPDFF